One segment of Paenibacillus sp. FSL R7-0337 DNA contains the following:
- a CDS encoding diguanylate cyclase, translating to MYIRLKRKFRQIHKLSLTTLLTGLVTLVVVLTSSILLLGSYESKKRSLMETTLHLNYLNADRMSKTMDSLFQSMHGTLEYNAARLSDIDAMPPQEVNDSLDLMRSSSNFFNSITVVDASGLVRNVSPASIGTTGKHVSSTSSKEALALRKPYISSPYLTANTKRLIVFLSQPIFDAAGTYAGILSGTIYLQENNVLSEIFDNGQEDDSGAYYYIVDSEGHLVYHPDKARIGTDVSSNEVVQQLMNKKSGEQPVTSTRGIEMLAGYSSVPANGWGIVVVSPISQIHQELIGHFRTLIGYSALPFIVLLLGVILLARKFARPFVYLADVVSRMGKEQIELQEAKRYWSREAYLLTDGVSLALANIQQQTEQLTHEAETDVLTGLMNRRSLEQTISQRMSSGVPFSLVLLDIDKFKQVNDTYGHNLGDEVLKHVVQVIVTSLRPDDVCYRYGGEEFVILLARTTPAEAFSAAERIRLAVERSQAPIAAQLTISQGIAHYPSHAADLTGLLVKADQALYLAKSRGRNQSVITET from the coding sequence TTGTATATAAGGTTGAAGCGTAAGTTTCGTCAAATTCACAAGCTGAGTCTCACCACGCTGCTCACAGGTCTGGTGACATTGGTGGTTGTGCTAACCTCGAGCATTCTTCTGCTCGGTTCTTATGAGTCCAAGAAGCGGTCCTTAATGGAGACCACGCTTCATCTGAATTATCTCAATGCTGACCGGATGTCTAAGACGATGGATTCCTTATTTCAGTCTATGCACGGGACTCTGGAATACAACGCCGCCAGGCTGTCTGACATAGACGCTATGCCGCCGCAGGAAGTGAATGATTCCTTGGATCTGATGCGCAGCAGCAGCAATTTCTTCAATTCCATCACCGTGGTTGACGCCAGCGGACTCGTCCGCAATGTCTCACCTGCCAGCATAGGGACCACAGGCAAGCACGTCAGCTCAACGAGTAGCAAGGAAGCCTTAGCACTCCGCAAGCCGTATATTTCTTCCCCTTATTTGACGGCCAATACCAAGCGGTTAATCGTATTTTTGAGCCAGCCCATTTTCGATGCTGCGGGTACCTATGCCGGAATTCTTAGCGGCACTATTTATCTTCAGGAGAATAACGTGCTGTCTGAGATTTTTGACAATGGGCAGGAGGATGATTCGGGGGCCTATTATTATATTGTGGATTCTGAAGGGCATCTGGTCTATCATCCGGATAAAGCGCGGATCGGCACGGATGTCAGCAGTAATGAGGTGGTGCAGCAACTGATGAATAAGAAAAGCGGAGAACAGCCTGTTACGAGTACCCGGGGCATCGAGATGCTGGCGGGTTACTCCAGTGTGCCTGCCAATGGCTGGGGCATTGTGGTTGTCTCCCCGATTAGCCAGATTCATCAGGAGCTGATCGGGCATTTTCGTACCCTGATCGGGTATTCCGCCTTGCCATTCATCGTCCTGCTGCTGGGCGTAATTCTGCTGGCTCGCAAGTTTGCGCGTCCCTTCGTCTATCTGGCAGATGTCGTGAGCAGAATGGGCAAGGAACAGATAGAGTTGCAGGAAGCGAAGCGGTATTGGAGCCGGGAGGCGTATTTACTGACAGACGGCGTATCGCTTGCCCTGGCAAATATCCAGCAGCAGACCGAGCAGCTGACCCATGAAGCCGAGACGGATGTGCTGACCGGTCTGATGAACCGCAGGTCCCTGGAGCAGACGATCAGCCAGCGGATGAGTTCTGGTGTTCCCTTTTCACTGGTGCTGCTGGATATAGATAAGTTCAAGCAGGTTAATGACACGTACGGCCATAATCTGGGCGATGAAGTTCTGAAGCATGTCGTCCAGGTCATTGTAACCTCGCTTCGTCCGGATGATGTCTGTTACCGCTACGGCGGGGAGGAATTCGTTATTCTGCTGGCCCGGACTACGCCTGCGGAAGCCTTCAGCGCTGCTGAGCGAATCCGTCTTGCTGTCGAACGGAGCCAGGCGCCGATTGCGGCGCAGCTCACGATTTCACAGGGAATTGCCCACTATCCTTCGCATGCCGCCGACCTTACGGGACTGCTTGTGAAGGCGGATCAGGCCTTGTATCTGGCGAAGAGCAGAGGGCGGAACCAGTCGGTGATTACGGAGACATAG
- a CDS encoding 5'-nucleotidase, with protein MRKPIIAVDMDDTICHLVKRAIYHNNIEFPTHPLRYEDMMDWNTDHLRHPDSTMDLFFGRPGLYEELELFDEYVVEEMEKLHNAYDVIIVTAAVPKTVLEKWNWLQKHMPYIPADNFFTCKRKHLIGYDLLIDDGPHNLLPAVQAGKKVLCIPHPWNLRVREQYSFPLMTSWEGAKERVDEILQA; from the coding sequence ATGCGCAAACCGATCATCGCCGTCGATATGGATGATACCATCTGCCATCTCGTGAAGCGTGCGATATACCACAATAACATTGAGTTTCCTACACATCCGCTTCGCTACGAAGATATGATGGATTGGAACACGGACCATCTGCGCCATCCGGACAGCACCATGGACCTGTTCTTCGGCCGACCCGGCCTCTACGAGGAGCTGGAGCTGTTCGACGAATATGTGGTGGAAGAGATGGAGAAGCTGCACAACGCTTATGACGTTATTATTGTGACGGCCGCTGTCCCGAAGACGGTGCTGGAGAAATGGAACTGGCTGCAAAAGCATATGCCTTACATCCCGGCCGACAATTTCTTCACCTGCAAGCGGAAGCATCTGATCGGCTACGATCTGCTGATTGATGACGGCCCGCATAACCTGCTGCCCGCCGTTCAGGCAGGGAAGAAGGTGCTCTGTATTCCGCATCCGTGGAACCTCAGGGTACGGGAGCAATACTCTTTTCCGCTGATGACCTCCTGGGAGGGTGCCAAGGAACGGGTGGATGAGATTTTGCAGGCGTAG
- a CDS encoding lmo0937 family membrane protein produces MLWGLIGLVVVVWLLGLIFNFMGNMIHLLLFVAAVLFVINLVKGRSRR; encoded by the coding sequence ATGCTGTGGGGATTAATCGGACTTGTAGTGGTGGTATGGCTGTTAGGCCTCATCTTTAATTTCATGGGCAACATGATTCATCTTCTGCTGTTTGTCGCAGCGGTCCTGTTCGTGATTAACCTGGTCAAGGGACGGTCGCGCAGATAA
- a CDS encoding alpha/beta hydrolase yields the protein MTHSSSHPKPVAPKLRSRLLKLLLILVSAILFLIGSGFLYEAIASHSARKSYPAPGQLVDAGGYNLHIRQLGAGAPTIILEAGSGETSLSWRDIPEQLAEQATVVTYDRAGYAWSGQADTERSGANIVRELHTALKNAEIPGPYLMVGHSLGGMYARLFTQTYLDEVTGLVLIDARPENDDRETKPILAAENVAGNPSASLLSLLKRSGVLRLFQDQLLAGLVAPQDRGAFINVISTPSYFAAKEQEATLTSSTEDAIRGQNFGSLPVKVIARGLPQDYASFGVSEGTGQQLEAIWQEGQRSMLKLSSNSELIVAGKSGHMVIHDQPELVVQTIQGMLRD from the coding sequence ATGACCCACTCTTCAAGTCACCCGAAACCTGTTGCACCGAAACTGCGAAGCAGGCTGCTTAAGCTGCTGCTGATCCTTGTATCTGCCATCCTATTTCTCATAGGATCAGGTTTCTTATATGAAGCCATTGCCTCCCATTCCGCCCGTAAAAGCTATCCTGCACCGGGTCAACTGGTCGATGCCGGAGGCTATAACCTGCACATTCGCCAGCTAGGTGCGGGAGCCCCGACTATCATTCTGGAAGCGGGCAGCGGCGAAACCAGCCTGTCGTGGAGAGATATTCCTGAACAGTTAGCTGAACAGGCTACCGTTGTCACTTATGATAGGGCCGGGTATGCCTGGAGCGGACAGGCGGATACGGAACGCTCAGGCGCCAATATCGTGCGTGAGCTGCATACGGCACTGAAGAATGCAGAGATTCCCGGCCCCTATTTGATGGTCGGCCACTCTCTTGGCGGCATGTACGCCCGGCTCTTCACTCAGACCTACCTGGACGAAGTAACCGGACTGGTGCTGATTGATGCCAGACCCGAGAATGACGACCGCGAGACGAAGCCGATTCTGGCCGCCGAGAATGTTGCCGGTAACCCCAGCGCTTCCCTGCTGAGCCTGCTCAAGCGCTCCGGTGTGCTTCGGCTATTCCAGGATCAGCTACTCGCGGGGCTCGTTGCGCCACAAGACCGCGGGGCGTTCATTAACGTTATTTCCACGCCAAGTTATTTTGCCGCCAAGGAGCAGGAAGCAACATTAACTAGCTCCACCGAGGATGCGATCCGCGGACAGAACTTCGGCTCCCTCCCGGTCAAAGTGATCGCCCGTGGCTTGCCTCAGGACTATGCATCCTTCGGAGTCTCCGAAGGTACAGGCCAGCAGCTGGAAGCGATTTGGCAGGAGGGCCAGCGCAGTATGCTTAAGCTTTCTTCCAATAGTGAACTGATCGTCGCCGGGAAGAGCGGCCATATGGTTATTCATGACCAGCCGGAGCTGGTAGTGCAGACGATTCAGGGTATGCTTAGAGATTAA
- a CDS encoding class I SAM-dependent methyltransferase: MASLLRMTFDEAVGTFEDNSIDLLHIDGLHTYEAIKHDYECWLPKLADNSVLLFHDITVRMDDFGVYQL, translated from the coding sequence ATCGCCAGCTTACTCCGAATGACTTTTGACGAGGCTGTAGGTACGTTTGAAGACAACAGCATTGACCTTCTGCATATTGACGGACTTCACACTTATGAAGCAATTAAGCATGATTATGAATGTTGGCTGCCCAAACTGGCCGATAATAGTGTCTTACTGTTCCATGATATTACGGTGCGAATGGATGACTTCGGCGTATACCAGCTCTAG
- a CDS encoding alpha-mannosidase: MAKHKTAHIISHTHWDREWYMPYEHHHLLLIELMDKLLDTLDQDPDYRYFHLDGQTIIREDYLQVRPEQRERLDRYIREGRIHFGPWYVLQDEFLTSGEANLRNLLIGHMDARPFGIISKTGYFPDSFGNMGQAPQILQQAGITNAIFGRGVKPTGFNNEVSETDTYESPYSEMVWRSPDGSEVLGVLFANWYCNGMEVPADPVAAKAYWDKNLADAEKFASTPHLLFMNGCDHQPIQTDLSEAIRTASSLYPDVEFVHSNFDEYLKALEADLPGDLVTVEGELRSQHTDGWGTLVNTASSRVYLKQLNQSGQTLLEKVAEPLAAFAALAGVQAYPHALLTYAWKTLMQNHPHDSICGCSVDEVHREMVTRFAKSSQMAEAIAAQSAAALTEAIDVAGVAAWGPDAVPFTVFNTSGWSRTGTVTVELITVKKYFPEGLSPQTLARELAQEPLGEWRVMDEAGKVYPAGLADLGVHFGYELPKDRFRQPYMARKVRVSFPAADVAALGYRTYALVPAAAAAGAEAAVLDSVRVQGNTMENAKLIVAVADNGTVTVTDKQSGAVYAGLNAYENTGDIGNEYVYRQPEGSEVLTTEGLTAEITCLEQSPTRVVMQTVLRWEVPASADETFLTEKQQMVPFTERTAQRSAQMVPLMLTTHYTLEAGSGMLQLSTSFNNQAKDQRLRALFPTGLESDHHYADSVFEVARRNNRPAAEWINPSNAQHQQVFVSVADGVHGLAVANKGLNEYEVLLDGKNTIAVTLLRSSSELGDWGVFETPEAQCLGQQTVEYAIIPYTGDGAVSGAYAQAYQYQIPWTVLQTQGPATRVPAVNGRPHSGGVTLPVSGQWLSWNSSASPLAFSTLKMAEETGDLVARWYNLGGEPAALKVQPAFGAEAVYESDVLERRVSKLAAAEQPVDGYKIVTQVYQLEK, translated from the coding sequence ATGGCTAAGCACAAAACCGCACATATCATCTCGCACACCCACTGGGACCGTGAATGGTATATGCCTTATGAACATCATCATCTGTTATTGATTGAACTGATGGATAAGCTGCTCGACACGCTGGACCAAGATCCGGATTACCGCTATTTCCATCTGGACGGACAGACCATTATCCGCGAGGATTATCTCCAGGTCCGCCCGGAGCAGAGAGAGCGGCTGGACCGCTATATTCGTGAAGGACGTATTCATTTCGGGCCTTGGTACGTGCTCCAGGACGAGTTCCTGACCAGCGGGGAAGCGAATCTGCGCAACCTGTTGATCGGGCATATGGATGCGAGGCCGTTCGGAATCATCTCCAAAACTGGCTATTTCCCCGATTCCTTCGGCAACATGGGCCAGGCGCCGCAGATTCTTCAGCAGGCCGGAATTACGAATGCCATCTTCGGGCGCGGCGTGAAGCCGACAGGCTTCAATAATGAAGTCAGCGAGACGGATACCTATGAGTCTCCTTATTCCGAGATGGTCTGGCGTTCCCCGGACGGTTCGGAGGTGCTGGGTGTGCTGTTCGCCAACTGGTACTGCAACGGGATGGAGGTTCCGGCTGATCCGGTGGCCGCCAAAGCTTATTGGGACAAGAATCTCGCAGACGCCGAGAAGTTCGCTTCTACTCCGCATCTGCTGTTCATGAACGGCTGCGATCACCAGCCGATTCAGACCGATCTGTCAGAGGCGATCCGCACAGCTTCCAGCTTGTATCCCGATGTGGAGTTCGTACACTCCAATTTCGACGAGTACCTGAAGGCACTGGAAGCTGATCTTCCCGGCGATCTGGTGACGGTGGAAGGGGAGCTGCGCAGCCAGCATACGGATGGATGGGGCACATTGGTTAACACGGCATCTTCACGGGTGTATCTGAAGCAATTGAACCAATCCGGCCAGACTTTGCTGGAAAAGGTGGCTGAGCCATTGGCGGCGTTTGCCGCGCTGGCTGGAGTACAAGCCTATCCGCATGCTCTGCTGACCTATGCGTGGAAGACGCTCATGCAGAATCATCCGCATGACAGCATCTGCGGGTGCAGTGTGGATGAGGTGCACCGCGAGATGGTGACCCGGTTCGCCAAGAGCAGCCAGATGGCTGAGGCGATTGCCGCCCAGAGCGCGGCTGCACTAACTGAAGCCATTGATGTGGCCGGAGTAGCGGCCTGGGGACCGGATGCGGTTCCGTTCACCGTATTTAATACAAGCGGCTGGTCCAGAACTGGAACGGTTACGGTGGAGCTGATTACCGTCAAGAAATATTTCCCTGAGGGACTGAGTCCGCAGACTCTGGCCAGAGAGCTTGCGCAGGAGCCGCTCGGTGAATGGCGGGTTATGGACGAAGCGGGCAAGGTGTACCCGGCTGGCCTTGCGGATCTCGGGGTTCACTTCGGCTACGAGCTGCCCAAGGACCGCTTCCGCCAGCCTTATATGGCGCGTAAGGTCCGGGTGAGCTTCCCGGCAGCGGATGTGGCTGCGCTTGGGTACCGCACGTATGCATTGGTTCCGGCTGCTGCCGCTGCTGGAGCGGAAGCAGCGGTGCTGGATAGTGTACGTGTACAAGGCAACACGATGGAGAATGCCAAGCTGATCGTTGCGGTTGCAGACAACGGTACCGTGACTGTTACAGACAAGCAGTCAGGTGCGGTCTATGCCGGACTGAACGCATACGAGAATACCGGGGACATCGGCAATGAGTATGTGTACCGTCAGCCGGAAGGCAGCGAGGTGCTGACCACCGAAGGCTTGACGGCTGAGATCACATGCCTTGAGCAGTCCCCGACACGTGTGGTGATGCAGACGGTGCTGCGCTGGGAGGTTCCGGCCAGTGCAGACGAGACCTTCCTCACCGAGAAGCAGCAGATGGTACCGTTCACCGAGCGTACCGCGCAGCGTTCGGCCCAGATGGTGCCGCTTATGCTGACCACCCACTATACACTGGAAGCTGGAAGCGGAATGCTGCAACTAAGCACCAGCTTCAACAATCAGGCCAAGGATCAGCGGCTCAGAGCCTTGTTCCCTACAGGTCTTGAATCGGACCACCACTATGCGGACTCCGTGTTCGAGGTGGCCAGACGCAATAACCGGCCTGCGGCAGAGTGGATCAATCCGAGTAATGCCCAGCATCAGCAGGTCTTCGTTAGTGTAGCAGATGGAGTCCATGGACTTGCCGTTGCGAACAAGGGCCTGAATGAATACGAGGTGCTGCTGGACGGCAAAAACACCATTGCAGTAACTCTGCTGCGCTCGTCCTCTGAACTCGGTGACTGGGGTGTGTTCGAGACACCGGAGGCACAGTGCCTGGGCCAGCAAACCGTAGAATATGCGATCATCCCTTATACGGGTGACGGTGCGGTATCCGGTGCTTATGCACAAGCCTACCAATACCAGATTCCGTGGACGGTTCTTCAGACCCAAGGCCCGGCAACACGCGTCCCGGCCGTGAATGGACGTCCGCATTCAGGCGGAGTGACCCTGCCGGTATCCGGGCAATGGTTAAGCTGGAACTCCAGCGCTTCACCGCTGGCCTTCTCGACACTCAAGATGGCTGAGGAGACGGGTGATCTCGTGGCCCGCTGGTATAATCTGGGCGGCGAACCGGCAGCGCTCAAGGTTCAGCCTGCCTTCGGGGCAGAGGCTGTCTATGAGAGTGATGTGCTGGAGCGCCGTGTCTCGAAGCTTGCGGCAGCGGAGCAGCCTGTGGATGGCTACAAGATCGTCACGCAGGTATACCAGTTGGAGAAATAG
- a CDS encoding carbohydrate ABC transporter permease produces MVKHRLQRNIQYGILVVLGLCFLLPLFWILLASFDTNAQQGIRFPNFTLDNFSAVLGDSGNLRSFGVGIILSGGQATLVVLASVLAAYPLSRYEMRFKKSFLLSILFMTALPITAVMVPVFQMFLFFKLQNSIFATMLFLTSSSLPYGIWMMKSFMDSVPIDLEEAAWIDGASVWGGLRRIVAPLMLPGIATIAIFTFSGSWGNFFVPYILLQTPEKLPASVTIYQFFGSHGMVEYGRLAAFSLLYTMPSVVLYMFSQRYMSKGFSMGGATKG; encoded by the coding sequence GTGGTCAAGCATAGGCTTCAACGTAATATCCAATACGGGATACTGGTCGTTCTGGGACTCTGCTTCCTGCTGCCATTATTCTGGATTCTGCTCGCTTCGTTTGATACAAATGCCCAGCAGGGTATTAGATTCCCTAATTTCACGCTCGATAACTTCTCGGCAGTGCTCGGAGACAGCGGCAATCTGCGCTCATTCGGCGTAGGGATCATTCTCTCCGGAGGTCAGGCAACCCTTGTTGTGCTTGCATCCGTACTGGCTGCGTACCCGTTATCCCGTTATGAGATGCGATTCAAAAAAAGCTTCCTGCTCAGCATCCTCTTCATGACAGCTCTGCCGATTACGGCGGTGATGGTTCCGGTATTTCAAATGTTCCTGTTCTTCAAATTGCAGAACTCGATCTTCGCAACCATGCTCTTCCTCACTTCCTCCTCCCTGCCCTACGGGATCTGGATGATGAAGAGCTTCATGGACTCTGTACCAATTGACCTGGAGGAAGCGGCCTGGATTGACGGGGCTTCCGTCTGGGGCGGACTCCGGAGAATCGTTGCCCCGCTCATGCTTCCGGGTATCGCCACGATTGCGATCTTTACCTTCTCGGGCAGCTGGGGGAATTTCTTTGTACCGTATATTCTGCTCCAGACGCCGGAGAAGCTTCCGGCATCCGTTACCATCTATCAATTCTTCGGCAGCCACGGCATGGTCGAATACGGCAGACTGGCTGCTTTCTCACTGCTCTACACGATGCCTTCCGTAGTGCTGTATATGTTCTCCCAGCGGTATATGTCCAAAGGGTTCAGCATGGGCGGAGCAACCAAAGGATAA
- a CDS encoding sugar ABC transporter permease — protein sequence MKRKSRGAFLFLTPSVLLLLIFFIVPIILTICFAFTNMALTGSAARNLQFIGFQNFTNMFQDPDFRISVWRTLVFLIFSAVIGQVVLGFILALLMKEKNVTFRRIIGIIVIAGWVTPEIVVAFCMVAFFSDNGSLNQIIGWFGISPVSWLFSFPMVSVIIANIWHGTAFSMMVYQSALDEIPKDIEEAATIDGASNFKILSYITIPMVKGSIVTNMMLVTLQTLGVFTLIYTMTGGGPGTATQTLPVFMYNQAFVNYQFGYGTAISLVLLVIGIVASLFYMKSMKVKV from the coding sequence ATGAAAAGGAAGTCGCGGGGCGCATTTTTATTTCTGACGCCTTCAGTCTTGCTGCTGCTGATATTCTTTATCGTACCGATTATATTGACCATTTGCTTTGCCTTTACCAATATGGCTCTGACGGGGAGTGCTGCCCGTAACCTGCAATTCATCGGCTTCCAGAACTTCACGAACATGTTCCAGGACCCGGATTTCCGGATCAGCGTCTGGAGAACCCTGGTGTTCCTGATTTTCTCAGCGGTCATCGGGCAGGTCGTGCTCGGCTTCATTCTGGCCCTGCTAATGAAAGAGAAGAATGTTACCTTCCGCCGGATCATCGGCATTATCGTCATTGCGGGTTGGGTTACACCGGAGATCGTTGTCGCCTTCTGTATGGTAGCGTTCTTCAGTGATAACGGGTCCCTCAATCAGATCATCGGCTGGTTTGGCATTAGCCCGGTCTCCTGGCTGTTCAGCTTCCCGATGGTGAGTGTCATCATTGCCAACATCTGGCACGGCACAGCGTTCTCGATGATGGTCTATCAATCTGCACTGGATGAGATTCCCAAGGATATTGAGGAGGCCGCCACGATTGATGGAGCGAGCAACTTCAAGATTCTTAGTTACATCACCATTCCTATGGTAAAAGGCTCGATCGTCACCAACATGATGCTTGTCACGCTCCAGACCCTGGGCGTATTCACACTGATCTATACCATGACCGGAGGGGGCCCGGGAACGGCCACTCAGACCTTGCCGGTATTTATGTACAATCAGGCCTTCGTCAATTATCAATTCGGATACGGCACCGCGATCTCACTCGTACTGCTGGTGATCGGGATTGTTGCAAGTTTGTTCTACATGAAATCTATGAAAGTCAAGGTCTAA
- a CDS encoding extracellular solute-binding protein, with translation MKMNKFKVSMTAAMASLLLLTTACSSGNSNSGSGAAEGKKEVTITFRSSGSEDTLTKYFESGLIKKFETDNPDIKIKIAPVLASEGDYTSKIVLQMKSPDTAPDIVAEDTSIIKSDAAAGYLEPLDTQVAGWSDWKDKFIENLKAGVTGEDGKIYGIPATSDTRGIWYNKELLAQAGLPVPFKPATWDEVLEAARTIKDKLPGVTPLNMIVGKSSGEGVTMQTLEMLLYGTNDTLYNDETKKWVVSSPGLIDSFKFINQLFNVDKTGPSMQVALNGQAGSIAFQQLFPQGKLAMAVDGSWAGSTWFENGAAPIENVADKMGFAPFPTQKGQEPGAITMSGGWAWSIPAQSQNKEAAWKFLEFLMNQENATGRVVAEGNLSPRNDSVDVAGYTDRTYTAEAQALLEVAKFRPANDQYATVSAQLQSIVESIASGKLSPEDAVKQLKDNVTRSLGEDKVEVK, from the coding sequence ATGAAAATGAATAAATTCAAAGTTTCGATGACTGCGGCAATGGCTTCTCTTCTTCTGTTGACTACAGCTTGTTCAAGCGGCAATTCGAACTCCGGTTCGGGAGCAGCCGAAGGGAAGAAGGAGGTCACCATTACCTTCCGTTCGTCGGGCTCCGAAGATACATTGACCAAGTATTTTGAATCGGGACTGATAAAGAAATTCGAAACGGACAACCCGGATATCAAGATCAAGATTGCTCCGGTGCTGGCCAGTGAAGGAGATTACACCTCCAAGATCGTTCTGCAGATGAAGTCGCCCGATACAGCGCCGGACATCGTAGCCGAAGATACCTCGATCATCAAGTCGGATGCCGCAGCCGGATATCTGGAGCCGCTGGATACGCAGGTTGCGGGCTGGAGTGACTGGAAGGATAAATTCATTGAGAACCTCAAAGCCGGTGTGACTGGTGAAGACGGCAAAATCTACGGCATTCCTGCCACCTCCGATACACGCGGTATCTGGTATAACAAAGAGCTGCTGGCACAAGCAGGATTACCGGTACCGTTCAAGCCTGCTACCTGGGATGAGGTGCTGGAAGCCGCACGTACCATCAAGGATAAGCTGCCGGGCGTAACTCCGCTGAATATGATCGTGGGCAAGTCGAGCGGAGAAGGCGTAACCATGCAGACGCTGGAGATGCTTCTGTACGGCACGAACGACACACTGTATAACGATGAAACCAAGAAATGGGTTGTAAGCAGCCCCGGACTAATAGACTCCTTCAAATTCATTAATCAATTGTTCAATGTAGATAAGACAGGCCCTTCGATGCAGGTAGCGCTTAACGGACAAGCCGGCAGCATTGCCTTCCAGCAGCTGTTCCCGCAAGGCAAGCTGGCGATGGCCGTGGACGGAAGCTGGGCAGGATCAACCTGGTTCGAGAACGGCGCGGCTCCGATTGAGAATGTAGCTGACAAGATGGGCTTCGCTCCATTCCCGACGCAGAAGGGTCAAGAGCCTGGAGCCATCACCATGTCCGGCGGATGGGCCTGGTCGATTCCGGCACAATCGCAGAACAAGGAAGCGGCGTGGAAGTTCCTGGAGTTCCTGATGAATCAGGAGAATGCAACAGGACGCGTAGTGGCAGAGGGCAACCTGAGCCCGCGTAATGATTCGGTGGACGTAGCAGGCTATACAGACCGTACGTATACAGCGGAGGCGCAAGCTTTACTGGAAGTGGCGAAATTCCGCCCGGCCAATGATCAGTATGCGACTGTATCTGCGCAGCTTCAGAGTATTGTAGAGAGCATTGCTTCAGGCAAGCTGTCGCCGGAAGATGCTGTGAAGCAGCTGAAGGATAATGTTACCCGCTCGCTTGGCGAAGATAAAGTAGAAGTCAAATAG
- a CDS encoding glycoside hydrolase family 125 protein, giving the protein MKLQNEIPKSVYDLIGKVQGELPDSSKLAKMFEDCIINTIGTTISQKADGTTFVITGDIPAMWLRDSAAQVRPYLLLAAEDPNMEAMIAGLVKRQMNYVLLDPYANAFNEEANGHGHQSDLTDMSPWIWERKYEIDSLAYPIQLSYLLWKNSGCVTQFDETFRKAALEIMKLWRVEQHHETESGYRFQRLDAPLTDTLTREGKGSETAYTGMTWSGFRPSDDCCEYGYLVPSNMFAVVVLRYLEEIAQEIYGDQELAAAAQKLGQEINQGIQEYGIYNHPVYGRIYAYETDGLGHYNLMDDANVPSLLSLPYLGYTDENDEVYRNTRRFILSEDNPYYYKGQVAEGIGSPHTPEGYIWHIALSMQGLTTPERSEKERLLQLIQDTDGGTGLTHEGFSVNDAAAFTRPWFSWSNMLFSELIMDYCGLRVVK; this is encoded by the coding sequence GTGAAGCTACAGAATGAAATTCCGAAGTCTGTTTATGATTTGATCGGCAAGGTACAAGGGGAGTTGCCAGACTCTTCCAAGCTGGCCAAGATGTTCGAGGACTGCATTATCAATACTATTGGTACCACTATTTCGCAGAAAGCGGATGGCACCACCTTCGTTATAACAGGTGATATACCAGCTATGTGGCTGCGTGATTCCGCCGCCCAGGTTCGCCCGTATCTGCTGCTTGCCGCAGAAGATCCTAACATGGAAGCGATGATTGCGGGTCTTGTGAAGCGGCAGATGAATTATGTTCTGCTCGATCCGTATGCCAATGCCTTCAATGAAGAGGCGAACGGCCACGGGCATCAATCGGATCTTACCGACATGAGCCCATGGATCTGGGAACGCAAGTATGAGATTGATTCGCTGGCGTATCCGATCCAGCTCAGTTATCTGCTCTGGAAGAATAGCGGCTGCGTCACGCAGTTCGATGAGACCTTCCGCAAGGCAGCGCTCGAAATTATGAAGCTGTGGAGAGTGGAGCAGCATCATGAGACGGAGTCGGGCTACCGGTTCCAGCGGCTGGATGCACCGCTTACAGATACCTTGACCCGGGAGGGCAAAGGCAGCGAAACCGCTTATACCGGGATGACCTGGTCAGGCTTCCGGCCTAGTGATGATTGCTGTGAATATGGTTATCTCGTGCCGTCCAATATGTTCGCTGTGGTGGTCCTGCGCTATCTGGAAGAGATCGCTCAAGAGATCTACGGGGATCAGGAGCTTGCGGCAGCGGCACAGAAGCTGGGCCAGGAGATTAATCAGGGGATTCAGGAGTATGGAATCTATAATCATCCGGTCTATGGGAGAATCTATGCTTATGAGACGGACGGGCTAGGTCATTACAATCTTATGGATGATGCCAATGTTCCAAGCCTGCTGTCCTTGCCTTACCTTGGCTACACCGACGAGAATGACGAGGTGTACCGCAATACCCGGAGATTTATCCTTAGCGAAGATAATCCTTATTACTATAAAGGACAGGTTGCGGAAGGCATCGGCAGTCCGCATACCCCGGAGGGTTACATCTGGCACATCGCCTTGTCCATGCAAGGACTTACGACACCGGAACGCAGCGAGAAAGAACGCTTACTGCAACTGATCCAGGATACGGATGGCGGCACAGGCTTGACCCATGAAGGCTTCTCGGTCAACGATGCCGCAGCATTCACCCGTCCATGGTTCTCCTGGTCGAATATGCTGTTCAGCGAACTGATTATGGATTATTGCGGATTACGGGTAGTGAAGTAG